A region from the Corynebacterium halotolerans YIM 70093 = DSM 44683 genome encodes:
- a CDS encoding LysR family transcriptional regulator ArgP gives MNPVHLQTLLAIVDEGSFELAALVLGISPSAVSQRIKALEREAGRVLVRRTSPATATDAGEILVQAARRMRLLQAETDAQLHGRLARVPLSVAVNADSLATWFRPVLADVAGFGDVTLRLQIEDEAHSLALLRRGDVLGALTREAAPVSGCESLPLGVMRYLAVSTPELRDDFTRGGELDWAHMPTLRFGPNDALQDADLEGRLDGSVRRRRNISQIPSSEAFVHAARVGLGWALLPELQAKDLLDAGELVTLDEKVLEVELYWQRWRLESELLERLTCSVAAAATPLSTSGTAPGS, from the coding sequence ATGAACCCGGTTCACCTGCAGACCCTCCTGGCCATCGTCGACGAGGGCAGCTTCGAACTCGCGGCCCTCGTGCTGGGGATCTCCCCCTCGGCGGTCAGCCAGCGCATCAAGGCCCTCGAACGGGAGGCGGGGCGGGTGCTGGTCCGCCGCACCAGCCCCGCCACGGCCACCGACGCCGGTGAAATCCTGGTGCAGGCCGCCCGGCGCATGCGCCTGCTCCAGGCGGAGACCGACGCCCAGCTGCACGGGCGTCTCGCGCGCGTGCCCCTGTCCGTCGCGGTGAACGCCGACTCCCTGGCCACCTGGTTCCGGCCAGTGCTCGCCGACGTCGCCGGCTTCGGGGACGTGACCCTGCGCCTGCAGATCGAGGACGAGGCCCACAGCCTCGCCCTGCTGCGCCGCGGCGACGTCCTCGGCGCCCTCACCCGCGAGGCCGCCCCGGTCTCCGGTTGCGAATCCCTGCCGCTGGGGGTCATGCGCTACCTCGCGGTGTCCACACCGGAACTGCGCGACGACTTCACCCGGGGCGGAGAGCTGGACTGGGCACACATGCCGACGCTGCGCTTCGGACCCAACGACGCCCTCCAGGACGCCGACCTCGAGGGCCGGCTCGACGGGTCGGTCAGGCGCCGCCGCAATATCTCCCAGATTCCGTCCTCGGAGGCCTTCGTCCACGCCGCCCGCGTCGGCCTGGGCTGGGCGCTGCTGCCCGAGCTGCAGGCAAAGGACCTTCTCGACGCGGGCGAACTGGTCACCCTGGACGAGAAGGTCCTGGAGGTGGAGCTGTACTGGCAGCGCTGGCGGCTCGAGTCGGAGCTGCTGGAAAGACTCACCTGCTCTGTCGCGGCCGCCGCGACCCCGCTGTCTACTTCTGGAACGGCTCCGGGTTCTTGA
- a CDS encoding DoxX family protein codes for MSDNTQKPDRANPSNFDDMDVPTYHRDTDAPGTTGRPGPAAGNGRPADPYERTGRAAPQEIPPTGQVSGRGSQPAETTAFAASDRPEEPSGATPYADQDFAPAGSSAASAASTTGGTPAAPAAAPASAPSNTVPVGSAATAVAGDDYLQERTEAAAPDPRRGTIDLGLLIIRLLLGVWLVLVAVATFFRLGGNEGINGLEAEYAGYLAPEMLAIAVPAMQLAAGVFLIFGLITPLFAMLATVVTSFTFLHAVAVGGGGYNLFAWTDSALLSLVLLGVSLALQFTGPGLYSFDYGRSWARRPLFSSWIFVVIAIAAGVGLWWFGAGANPFV; via the coding sequence ATGAGCGACAACACGCAGAAACCGGATCGGGCCAATCCGTCGAACTTCGACGACATGGATGTCCCCACCTACCACAGGGACACCGACGCCCCAGGCACCACCGGCCGTCCCGGCCCCGCCGCCGGGAACGGCAGACCCGCTGATCCCTACGAGCGCACCGGGCGCGCCGCTCCACAGGAGATCCCGCCGACGGGGCAGGTCTCGGGCCGGGGCAGCCAGCCGGCGGAGACCACCGCCTTCGCGGCCTCCGATCGCCCTGAGGAACCCTCCGGTGCCACTCCGTACGCCGACCAGGATTTCGCCCCGGCAGGCAGTTCCGCGGCGTCCGCGGCCTCCACGACCGGTGGGACGCCCGCAGCACCCGCCGCGGCCCCGGCATCCGCCCCCTCGAACACCGTGCCCGTCGGTTCCGCGGCGACGGCCGTGGCCGGCGACGACTATCTGCAGGAGCGGACAGAGGCGGCTGCGCCCGACCCGCGTCGTGGCACCATCGACCTCGGCCTGCTCATCATCCGCCTGCTGCTGGGGGTCTGGCTGGTGCTCGTGGCCGTGGCCACCTTCTTCCGGCTCGGCGGCAATGAGGGCATCAACGGCCTCGAGGCCGAGTATGCGGGTTACCTCGCCCCCGAGATGTTGGCCATCGCGGTGCCCGCCATGCAGCTGGCGGCCGGCGTCTTCCTGATCTTCGGCCTGATCACCCCGTTGTTCGCGATGCTCGCGACCGTGGTCACCTCCTTCACCTTCCTGCACGCGGTCGCGGTCGGCGGAGGCGGTTACAACCTCTTCGCCTGGACCGATTCCGCGCTGCTCTCCCTGGTGCTGCTGGGGGTTTCCCTGGCGCTGCAGTTCACCGGACCTGGCCTGTACTCCTTCGACTACGGCCGCAGCTGGGCACGTCGTCCGCTGTTCAGCTCCTGGATCTTCGTGGTCATCGCGATCGCTGCGGGTGTGGGCCTGTGGTGGTTCGGCGCGGGTGCCAACCCCTTCGTTTAA
- the ilvD gene encoding dihydroxy-acid dehydratase, which produces MIPLRSRVTTVGRNASGARALWRATGTREHEFGKPIVAIVNSYTQFVPGHVHLKNVGDIVADAVRAAGGVPKEFNTIAVDDGIAMGHGGMLYSLPSREIIADSVEYMVNAHTADAMVCISNCDKITPGMLNAAMRLNIPAIFVSGGPMEAGKAVVVDGVAQAPTDLITAITASANDAVSDEDLRTVEESACPTCGSCSGMFTANSMNCLTEALGLSLPGNGTTLATHTARRQLFEQAGEKIVELCSRYYGEEDESVLPRNVATKEAFRNAMALDMAMGGSTNTILHTLAAAQEGEVDFDLSDIDEISHRIPCLSKVAPNGTYHIEDVHRAGGIPAILGELHRGGLLEEDVHTVSHPSLDTWLDDWDVRGGKAIDDAVELFHAAPGGVRTTEAFSQSNRWESLDTDTENGCIHDIGHAFSSDGGLVVLRGNLAPDGAVLKSAGVEEELWTFTGPARVVDSQEAAVSTILKREVQPGEVVVIRYEGPSGGPGMQEMLHPTSFLKGAGLGKKCALITDGRFSGGTSGLSVGHISPEAAHGGLIGLIENGDPVTIDVRERRLSLDIPDEEIERRRQEMVSREKPWSPVGRKREVSKALRAYAKMATSADKGAVRQVD; this is translated from the coding sequence GTGATCCCGCTGCGATCAAGAGTCACCACCGTCGGCCGCAACGCCTCCGGGGCCCGCGCGCTGTGGCGCGCCACCGGCACCCGTGAGCACGAGTTCGGCAAGCCGATTGTGGCGATCGTCAACTCCTACACCCAGTTCGTCCCCGGTCACGTGCACCTGAAGAACGTGGGTGACATCGTCGCCGACGCCGTGCGCGCCGCCGGGGGCGTGCCGAAGGAGTTCAACACCATCGCCGTCGATGACGGCATCGCGATGGGTCACGGCGGCATGCTCTACTCCCTGCCCTCGCGCGAGATCATCGCCGACTCCGTGGAGTACATGGTCAACGCCCACACCGCCGACGCCATGGTCTGCATCTCCAACTGCGACAAGATCACCCCCGGCATGCTCAACGCCGCCATGCGCCTGAACATCCCGGCGATCTTCGTCTCCGGGGGCCCGATGGAGGCCGGCAAGGCCGTCGTCGTCGACGGCGTCGCCCAGGCCCCCACCGATCTGATCACCGCGATCACCGCCTCCGCCAACGACGCCGTCTCCGACGAGGATCTGCGCACCGTCGAGGAGTCCGCCTGCCCGACCTGCGGCTCCTGCTCCGGCATGTTCACCGCCAACTCGATGAACTGCCTGACCGAGGCGCTCGGCCTCTCCCTGCCGGGCAACGGCACCACCCTGGCCACCCACACGGCCCGCCGTCAGCTGTTCGAGCAGGCCGGCGAGAAGATCGTCGAGCTGTGCTCCCGCTACTACGGTGAGGAGGACGAGTCCGTCCTGCCGCGCAACGTGGCCACCAAGGAGGCCTTCCGCAACGCCATGGCGCTCGACATGGCCATGGGCGGCTCCACCAACACGATCCTGCACACGCTCGCCGCCGCCCAGGAGGGCGAGGTCGACTTCGACCTGTCCGACATCGACGAGATCTCCCACCGCATCCCGTGTCTGTCGAAGGTCGCGCCGAACGGCACGTACCACATCGAGGACGTCCACCGGGCCGGCGGAATCCCGGCCATCCTCGGCGAGCTGCACCGCGGCGGACTGCTGGAGGAGGACGTCCACACCGTGTCCCATCCGTCGCTGGACACCTGGCTCGACGACTGGGACGTCCGCGGCGGCAAGGCCATTGACGACGCCGTGGAGCTGTTCCACGCCGCACCGGGCGGCGTGCGCACCACCGAGGCGTTCTCCCAGTCGAACAGGTGGGAGTCGCTGGACACCGACACCGAGAACGGCTGCATCCACGACATCGGGCACGCCTTCTCCTCCGACGGTGGCCTGGTGGTCCTGCGCGGCAACCTGGCCCCGGACGGCGCGGTGCTCAAGTCCGCGGGCGTCGAGGAGGAGCTGTGGACCTTCACCGGTCCCGCACGCGTGGTCGACTCCCAGGAGGCGGCCGTGTCCACCATCCTCAAACGGGAGGTCCAACCCGGCGAGGTCGTGGTCATCCGCTACGAGGGCCCCTCCGGCGGGCCCGGCATGCAGGAGATGCTCCACCCCACCTCCTTCCTCAAGGGCGCGGGCCTGGGCAAGAAGTGCGCCCTGATCACCGATGGCCGCTTCTCCGGCGGCACCTCGGGTCTGTCGGTCGGCCACATCTCCCCCGAGGCCGCCCACGGCGGTCTGATCGGCCTGATCGAGAACGGCGACCCCGTCACCATCGACGTGCGCGAGCGCCGCCTCAGCCTCGACATTCCGGACGAGGAGATCGAGCGTCGCCGGCAGGAGATGGTCTCCCGCGAGAAGCCGTGGTCCCCGGTCGGCCGCAAGCGCGAGGTCTCCAAGGCTCTGCGCGCCTACGCCAAGATGGCCACCAGCGCCGACAAGGGTGCCGTGCGGCAGGTCGACTGA
- a CDS encoding glutathione S-transferase family protein — MSTTDKDWVGDPRNASPDGEFVRDTTYIDDRITADAPAGQPTAQEDGTFHWPVEAGRYRLIAARACPWAHRAVIVRRLMGLEDVISLGLAGPTHDVRSWTFDLDPGGVDPVLDIPRLQEAYFNRFPDYPRGITVPAMVEESSKKVVTNDFPSLVRDMIIEWTDHHRPGAPNLYPAEHAEEMEEINKYLFTEINNGVYRCGFAGTQEAYEAAYERLWNALDWAEERLSARRYLVGDHVTETDIRLFTTLVRFDAVYHGHFKASRNKITEMPNLWGYLRELFQLPGFGDTTDFTEIKQHYYIVHKEVNPTQIVPVGPDLSGLATPHGREAFGGQPFADGTTLPGPLPEGEGLKNPEPFQK, encoded by the coding sequence ATGAGCACCACCGACAAGGACTGGGTGGGCGACCCCAGGAACGCTTCCCCGGACGGCGAATTCGTCCGCGACACCACCTACATCGACGACCGCATCACGGCCGACGCCCCCGCCGGGCAGCCGACCGCGCAGGAGGACGGCACCTTCCACTGGCCCGTCGAGGCGGGTCGCTACCGGCTCATCGCCGCACGCGCCTGCCCGTGGGCCCACCGAGCCGTCATCGTGCGCCGCCTGATGGGCCTCGAGGACGTCATCTCCCTCGGTCTGGCCGGCCCCACCCACGACGTCCGCTCCTGGACCTTCGACCTGGACCCGGGCGGGGTGGACCCGGTGCTCGACATCCCGCGGTTGCAGGAGGCCTACTTCAACCGCTTCCCCGACTATCCGCGTGGCATCACCGTCCCGGCGATGGTCGAGGAGTCCTCGAAGAAGGTCGTCACCAACGACTTCCCCTCCCTGGTCCGCGACATGATCATCGAGTGGACGGACCACCACCGTCCCGGCGCGCCGAACCTGTACCCGGCCGAGCACGCCGAGGAGATGGAGGAGATCAACAAGTACCTGTTCACCGAGATCAACAACGGCGTCTACCGCTGCGGTTTCGCGGGCACCCAGGAGGCCTACGAGGCCGCCTACGAGCGGCTGTGGAACGCCCTCGACTGGGCCGAGGAACGACTGTCGGCCCGCCGCTACCTCGTGGGTGATCACGTCACCGAGACCGATATCCGGCTGTTCACCACCCTGGTCCGTTTCGACGCCGTCTACCACGGGCACTTCAAGGCCTCCCGCAACAAGATCACGGAGATGCCGAATCTGTGGGGCTACCTGCGCGAGCTCTTCCAGCTGCCGGGCTTCGGCGACACCACGGACTTCACGGAGATCAAGCAGCACTACTACATCGTGCACAAGGAGGTGAACCCGACCCAGATCGTCCCCGTCGGCCCCGATCTGTCCGGTCTGGCCACCCCGCACGGCCGCGAGGCGTTCGGCGGTCAGCCCTTCGCCGACGGCACCACCCTGCCCGGCCCGCTCCCGGAGGGCGAGGGACTCAAGAACCCGGAGCCGTTCCAGAAGTAG
- a CDS encoding HNH endonuclease family protein, producing the protein MRKSPPGTPVRLLTGIAAVLSLALGATACTQEFGSGGVADSVTETATATGSTAPAPPGEPGSTPSTSAQGDAPRAAGEYHQLLASLPVKGRAPMTGYDRDLFGQAWTDDVDVEFGRNGCDTRNDILRRDFETVQIRPGTQGCLVESGTIIDPYSGGEIEFTRGRGTSSDVQIDHVVALADAWAKGARALDERTRQNLANDPDNLLAVDGGLNAQKGAGDAATWLPPNRAFRCTYAQRQITVKARYDLWVTAAERDALERQLNTCP; encoded by the coding sequence ATGAGGAAATCCCCGCCGGGCACGCCGGTCCGGCTCCTGACCGGCATCGCCGCCGTCCTGTCCCTGGCACTCGGAGCCACCGCCTGCACCCAGGAATTCGGCTCCGGGGGAGTGGCGGACTCTGTCACCGAAACCGCCACCGCGACGGGCTCCACCGCGCCGGCGCCCCCAGGGGAGCCGGGGTCCACCCCGTCCACCTCCGCACAGGGCGACGCGCCCCGGGCGGCGGGGGAGTACCACCAGCTCCTGGCGTCGCTGCCGGTGAAGGGCCGGGCCCCGATGACCGGATACGACCGGGACCTTTTCGGGCAGGCGTGGACCGACGACGTGGACGTGGAATTCGGACGCAACGGCTGCGACACCAGAAACGACATCCTCCGGCGGGACTTCGAGACCGTGCAGATCCGGCCGGGCACCCAGGGTTGCCTGGTGGAGTCCGGCACGATCATCGACCCCTACTCCGGCGGGGAGATCGAGTTCACCCGCGGCCGGGGAACCTCCTCCGACGTCCAGATCGACCACGTCGTGGCGCTCGCCGACGCCTGGGCCAAGGGCGCCCGGGCGCTGGATGAGCGGACCCGGCAGAACCTCGCCAATGATCCGGACAATCTCCTGGCCGTGGACGGCGGCCTGAACGCGCAGAAGGGGGCAGGTGACGCGGCGACCTGGCTCCCGCCGAACCGGGCCTTCCGGTGCACCTACGCCCAGCGGCAGATCACCGTCAAGGCGCGCTACGACCTGTGGGTCACCGCGGCCGAGCGGGACGCGCTCGAACGGCAGCTGAACACCTGTCCATGA
- a CDS encoding PH domain-containing protein produces MVTMSSEAEHPESAQFQPERTHLLAALLMIGIAMLVIGVAPLYLFWILVFPILFIVWVLRARTVVDGSGIRIRYAFRGSRHIVWDDLSGVGFRGSRALATTTGGREFLLPGVTFNSLPRLSKASQGRIPDVLTAGRAAADDKVVVIHRDGEQVLITKEEYAARQAAQRAEESAEEDPTNDSPRSK; encoded by the coding sequence ATGGTGACCATGAGTTCTGAAGCAGAGCACCCGGAGTCGGCGCAGTTCCAGCCGGAGCGCACCCACCTCCTGGCCGCCCTCCTGATGATCGGTATCGCCATGCTGGTCATCGGCGTCGCCCCGCTGTACCTGTTCTGGATCCTGGTCTTCCCGATCCTGTTCATCGTGTGGGTGCTGCGCGCCCGCACGGTCGTCGACGGCTCGGGGATCCGCATCCGCTACGCCTTCCGCGGCAGCCGGCACATCGTCTGGGATGACCTCTCGGGCGTCGGGTTCCGCGGTTCCCGGGCACTGGCGACGACGACCGGGGGCAGGGAATTCCTGCTGCCGGGTGTCACCTTCAACTCACTGCCTCGTCTGTCGAAGGCCTCGCAGGGCCGGATTCCCGACGTGCTGACCGCGGGTCGGGCCGCCGCCGACGACAAAGTCGTGGTCATCCACCGCGACGGAGAACAGGTCCTCATCACCAAGGAGGAGTACGCAGCCCGTCAGGCTGCCCAACGCGCCGAGGAATCGGCCGAAGAAGATCCCACCAACGACTCCCCGAGGAGCAAGTAA
- a CDS encoding mechanosensitive ion channel family protein — MPVRRILTDLWQWIADLGIPLAILFVIALLIPRVGRFIQRWLDNRLEASDNPDESKVRMAVAGVSVYIGEMIAYFLLLIAFLQMVGFSLAGAAIPATVVSAAIGFGAQSIIADFLAGFFILSEKQFGVGDWVRFEGNGITVEGTVIQVTMRATRIRTLAQETVIIPNSTARVSINTSNYWSRAVVVIPVPLLGSDSPREAIARSEAATRRALERPDVAPELLGELDVHPAVGVNPPATVGMPWTVDMRFMMQVTAGSQWLVERAIRTSILEEFWDEYGSAPTVTGELQDQVHTAPAPDHDTTAALRTAPRFDVPVDPAPTAATDTTGTTDTTEIFATAETTALPGSPDRPETSFTPPPGYSGEEGKDPAVVDKDLQLNEPDDKDDAEASRRDEPTTRWQKVTTLNGRTRPSTTYLFAALFLLLILRGLTLGAGENGQGASGVLAPPAPAPETTVEQPEPIPSPETVPPTPTTPSPGNTTTPETPQGTQTQQSPEGTQSPQGTQTPQGTQTPQGTQTQQPQAPDQTAGPAPATEPGPSPGTGTGGGGTTPQGGGPEAASTPGTGVDQPLN, encoded by the coding sequence ATGCCCGTCAGACGCATACTCACCGACCTCTGGCAGTGGATCGCCGATCTGGGCATCCCCCTCGCCATCCTGTTCGTCATCGCCCTGCTGATCCCCCGGGTGGGGCGTTTCATCCAACGCTGGCTCGACAACCGCCTCGAGGCCTCCGACAACCCGGACGAGAGCAAGGTCCGGATGGCCGTGGCCGGGGTGTCCGTCTACATCGGCGAGATGATCGCCTACTTCCTGCTGCTGATCGCCTTCCTGCAGATGGTCGGCTTCTCCCTCGCGGGGGCGGCCATTCCCGCGACGGTGGTTTCGGCGGCCATCGGTTTCGGCGCGCAGTCGATCATCGCGGACTTCCTCGCCGGCTTCTTCATCCTCAGCGAGAAGCAGTTCGGCGTGGGCGACTGGGTCCGCTTCGAGGGCAACGGCATCACCGTCGAGGGCACCGTCATCCAGGTGACCATGCGCGCCACCCGTATCCGCACCCTCGCCCAGGAGACCGTGATCATCCCGAACTCCACGGCGCGCGTGAGCATCAACACGTCCAACTACTGGTCGCGCGCCGTCGTGGTCATCCCGGTCCCCCTGCTGGGCTCGGACAGTCCGCGGGAGGCCATCGCCCGCTCCGAGGCCGCCACCCGGCGGGCACTGGAGCGCCCGGACGTCGCCCCCGAGCTGCTCGGTGAACTCGACGTCCACCCGGCCGTGGGGGTGAACCCGCCGGCGACCGTCGGCATGCCGTGGACCGTGGACATGCGGTTCATGATGCAGGTGACGGCCGGCTCCCAGTGGCTGGTGGAGCGCGCGATCCGTACCTCCATCCTCGAGGAGTTCTGGGACGAGTACGGCTCGGCCCCCACCGTGACCGGCGAGCTCCAGGACCAGGTGCACACCGCCCCGGCCCCGGACCACGACACGACGGCCGCGCTGCGCACCGCACCGCGTTTCGACGTCCCCGTCGACCCCGCCCCGACGGCGGCCACCGACACCACCGGCACCACCGACACCACAGAGATCTTCGCGACGGCGGAGACCACCGCCCTGCCGGGCAGCCCCGACCGGCCTGAGACGTCGTTCACCCCTCCCCCGGGTTACTCCGGCGAGGAGGGCAAGGACCCTGCGGTCGTCGACAAGGATCTGCAGCTCAACGAGCCTGACGACAAGGACGACGCCGAGGCGTCCCGCCGGGACGAGCCCACCACCCGCTGGCAGAAGGTGACCACCCTCAACGGCCGGACACGGCCGTCGACGACCTACCTGTTCGCCGCCCTGTTCCTGCTGCTCATCCTCCGCGGTCTGACGCTGGGCGCCGGCGAGAACGGGCAGGGCGCGAGCGGTGTCCTCGCCCCACCCGCCCCGGCCCCGGAGACCACCGTGGAACAGCCGGAGCCGATCCCCTCCCCGGAGACGGTGCCGCCGACGCCCACGACCCCGTCGCCGGGGAACACCACCACCCCGGAGACGCCGCAGGGCACGCAGACCCAGCAGAGCCCCGAGGGAACCCAGTCCCCGCAGGGGACGCAGACGCCGCAGGGCACGCAGACGCCGCAGGGCACGCAGACCCAGCAGCCGCAGGCGCCGGACCAGACGGCCGGGCCGGCACCGGCCACCGAACCCGGCCCCTCCCCCGGGACCGGGACCGGGGGCGGCGGGACAACGCCGCAGGGTGGCGGACCGGAGGCCGCGTCGACCCCGGGCACGGGGGTGGACCAACCCCTGAACTAG
- a CDS encoding glycosyltransferase 87 family protein has product MSDQQTRPARTPRDLIITMMTVLGFGAGLAASFDLARITDFPVDMIIYRDGVRAFLSGDEMYSVPMQAGDLQLPFIYPPFGALVLVPLTVFEWMDDYRAATFMILGSSLLILLCLHLVLRALLRDVEPRVRLMVTAVTWAFTLLLEPVWLNASFAQINVVIMALVVLDLVPRKRWLPQGWLIGVAAAIKLSPLAMLLYFLLRRDFRAIFTAAASFLLMTLAAAAVRWDATVEFFTTVLLGMGTGSEVGVDPAYTSNSSLKAMVMRFFDTQAALDANGTALNIIWLVLSLSVIGLGGWLMLALMRRDLHVDAWLVNALIMLLISPISWSHHWVWVALLLPVALWRWAAVLGRPTFLGVVLMVWGLVMLTDPPKWWFGDGVDVYALSIFEKILVSDYVWFALLTMLGLALALRKVPVPPKTAATEDQADQSAPARGPQGPPGSA; this is encoded by the coding sequence GTGAGTGACCAACAGACCAGGCCCGCCCGAACCCCCCGCGACCTCATCATCACGATGATGACGGTCCTGGGGTTCGGTGCGGGCCTCGCCGCTTCCTTCGACCTCGCCCGCATCACGGACTTCCCGGTCGACATGATCATCTACCGGGACGGCGTGCGCGCCTTCCTCTCCGGTGACGAGATGTACTCGGTACCGATGCAGGCCGGGGATCTGCAACTGCCGTTCATCTACCCGCCCTTCGGGGCCCTGGTGCTCGTCCCACTGACGGTCTTCGAGTGGATGGACGACTACCGCGCAGCCACGTTCATGATCCTCGGCTCATCACTGCTGATCCTGCTGTGTCTCCACCTGGTGCTGCGCGCGCTGCTGCGCGACGTCGAACCCCGGGTGCGCCTCATGGTCACCGCGGTGACGTGGGCCTTCACGCTCCTGCTCGAGCCCGTCTGGCTCAACGCCAGCTTCGCCCAGATCAACGTCGTCATCATGGCGCTGGTGGTGCTCGACCTGGTCCCGCGCAAGCGCTGGCTGCCCCAGGGCTGGCTGATCGGCGTGGCCGCCGCGATCAAACTCTCCCCGCTGGCGATGCTGCTGTACTTCCTGCTGCGCCGGGATTTCAGGGCGATCTTCACCGCCGCCGCCTCCTTCCTGCTCATGACCCTGGCGGCTGCGGCGGTGCGCTGGGACGCGACCGTCGAGTTCTTCACCACGGTGCTGCTGGGCATGGGCACCGGCTCGGAGGTCGGCGTCGACCCCGCCTACACCTCCAACAGTTCACTGAAGGCCATGGTGATGCGTTTCTTCGACACGCAGGCGGCCCTCGACGCCAACGGCACGGCGCTCAACATCATCTGGTTGGTGCTCTCGTTGTCGGTCATCGGCCTCGGCGGGTGGCTCATGCTCGCCCTGATGCGCCGCGATCTGCACGTCGACGCCTGGCTGGTCAACGCGTTGATCATGCTGCTGATCTCCCCGATCTCCTGGTCGCATCACTGGGTGTGGGTGGCCCTGCTGCTGCCCGTCGCCCTGTGGCGCTGGGCCGCGGTGCTCGGCCGCCCCACCTTCCTCGGCGTCGTGCTGATGGTCTGGGGACTGGTCATGCTCACCGATCCGCCGAAATGGTGGTTCGGCGACGGCGTCGACGTCTACGCGCTCTCGATCTTCGAGAAGATCCTGGTCTCCGACTACGTGTGGTTCGCGCTGCTGACCATGCTCGGGTTGGCGCTGGCGCTGCGGAAAGTGCCCGTGCCGCCGAAAACCGCCGCAACGGAGGATCAGGCGGATCAGTCCGCTCCCGCCCGCGGACCTCAAGGCCCGCCCGGCTCCGCCTGA